The window TAAGGTCCCCTCCCCACCAAGAACTACCAACGCCTCCAGTCCCAGTTTCTCAAATCCGTCAAAGACAAGTTGAGGGCCATTTTCTACTCTCAACGGGCTGACTCTCGAAGTGCCCAGAATGGTTCCGCCGCGGTCGATAATCCCCGAAGTATTGATACTGTCCAACACCTCGTTATCTCCATTGAAGAAACCCTCCCAGGCATTCCGAATCCCGATCACCTCATATCCCATTTTTATTGCCGTTTTAGCAGTCGCCCTGATGGCGGCATTAAGTCCCGGACAGTCTCCACCCCCGGTCAGGATACCGATTCTTTTTCCCCCTGTCATTTCCTTCTCCCGAAGCATAGATTCTTCCTAAACGAACGACAAATGAAGGCAACCCTGAAATAATACCACGGAAACCGGATAAGGTCCACACTGCCCTTCCTTGTTGATACAGAGGAAAGGCGCTATACTATAATCAACCGGATTAAGGCGGTGGGGCAGTACTCCGGCCGAGTGTATAGAACGAAATCGAGACAGTCTGATTCGGGAAATATTGAGCATGAAAAAGATCAGCGTGATTATTGCCGATGACCACCCGGTATTTCGAGAAGGGTTATTAAGAGTATTTGAAGGCGTAAAGAGCTTACGATGCATCGGTACCGCACAGGACGGCGAGGAAGCGGTCAGGCTGGCGCAAGAGCTCCGACCTGATGTCGCCATCCTTGATATCAACATGCCCAAAATAACAGGAGTCGATGCCGCTAAGCTGATTAAAAATTCCTGCCCTGAAACGGCAGTTTTGATGCTCAGTGCCTATAAATATGACCACTACATCATCTCATCTATCAAAGCGGGAGTAGACGGCTACCTTTTGAAGAATACCCCCCACAACGAGCTGATCAACGCTATCCATATGGTTCACGCCGGGGAGGGTGCGTTTAATAATGAAGCCGCCGGTAAGATACTGCACAAAATAGCCGGCAGCAAAGGCAGTGTGGAAACAGCCTATCCGGTACTGGGCCCCCGGGAGCTGGAGGTACTCGACCTAGCAGCGAAAGGCATGACTAACAAACAGATTTCATATAAACTCAATATCAGTGAAAATACGGTTGGTGCCCACCTGGCCAATATCTTTCGGAAACTTAAGGTTGAATCAAGAACTGAAGCTATTCTGCATGCCATGAAAATGGGCCTGCTTAGCATGGACGAAACCGCTGGCGAGCAAGAAACCTGAATGGACGTTTACAGTACCACAATAAGACAGTCTTTATATCTACCATCACAGTACCGAATTTCTCGTTATCGAACAGGGATGTAAGGGAAAATGCAAAGCAAGCAAAAAGAAGAAGAACAGACTGTAGAGAGATTTATAGGAATCAGCAAAGGAACACGTAGCAGAAACGGCGCATCGCGTTCTAGAATATCGGCAAGAGAAGACAAGTTTCATTTACTGGCATCGGATATACCGGACGTACTGTGGAAGATAGATAGCAACAACTATATCATATATATCAGCGAGAATGTGGAAGCGATTACCGGATATACCGCAGAAGAAGAATGCACGATGGGTCCCTCTCTGAACTGGATCGATAGGGTTCATCCCGACGATGTCAAAGAATACGTAGCTGCCAACGATGCCCTGTTC is drawn from Dehalococcoidales bacterium and contains these coding sequences:
- a CDS encoding response regulator transcription factor; its protein translation is MKKISVIIADDHPVFREGLLRVFEGVKSLRCIGTAQDGEEAVRLAQELRPDVAILDINMPKITGVDAAKLIKNSCPETAVLMLSAYKYDHYIISSIKAGVDGYLLKNTPHNELINAIHMVHAGEGAFNNEAAGKILHKIAGSKGSVETAYPVLGPRELEVLDLAAKGMTNKQISYKLNISENTVGAHLANIFRKLKVESRTEAILHAMKMGLLSMDETAGEQET